The genomic segment TATGGGTAACGCGCCGCAAGAAGGGAGCGGGAGAGCGCGACGCCGCGGACTACTTCATTGCCAGCAAAAGCCTTAGCTGGTGGGTTATCGGCACCTCGCTTATTGCCAGCAACATCTCGGCCGAGCAGTTTATCGCCATGTCGGGCTCGGGATTTGCGCTGGGTATGGGCATTGCCTCGTACGAGTTTATGGCGGCTGCCACGCTGATCATTGTGGCGGTCTTCTTCCTGCCCATCTTCCTCAAGTCGGGCATCTACACCATGCCCCAGTTTCTGGAAAAGCGCTACGATGGCCGCGTTAAAAGCGTGATGGCCATCTTTTGGCTGGTGGTATTTGTTTTC from the Alistipes sp. ZOR0009 genome contains:
- a CDS encoding sodium:solute symporter family transporter, producing the protein MGFQLIDYAILVAYIVIIVGVGLWVTRRKKGAGERDAADYFIASKSLSWWVIGTSLIASNISAEQFIAMSGSGFALGMGIASYEFMAAATLIIVAVFFLPIFLKSGIYTMPQFLEKRYDGRVKSVMAIFWLVVFVFVNLSSILYLGALTVKNVLFEGQNVLIGGMVVDPLWI